A genomic stretch from Candidatus Zixiibacteriota bacterium includes:
- the nuoL gene encoding NADH-quinone oxidoreductase subunit L, whose protein sequence is MDQPLQTDYLRWIVLLPLAGAIVNGLLGAAIQKRAGKGAIAVLACAPVVAAFALSVYAFLELAGLSPEHRFLIDRLYRWIDLGSLKVDLAFAVDPLSAVMILIVTGIGGLIHIYAVGYMHDDKAFWRFFAYLNLFTAAMLTLVTGDNMLLMFVGWEGVGLCSYALIGFWYQDQNNARAGNKAFIVNRVGDFGFVLGIFLLFWSFDAQGHGTLTFREMARWAQGLQGQQIWGVSAATLATLLLFVGATGKSAQIPLYVWLPDAMAGPTPVSALIHAATMVTAGVYMAARLNFLFSMAPLTLNVIAGVGAATALLAATIALTQYDIKKVLAYSTVSQLGYMFMGIGVGGYAAAIFHLMTHAFFKACLFLGAGSVIHAMHHEQDMRKMGGLKGPMPLTFATFFVSVLAIAGMPGTAGFFSKDEILWLAFSNHHPVIWALGVAGAGMTSFYMFRQLFMVFFGECRADHHTRERLHESPTIMTAPLVVLAAGALLAGWIGLPAVLGGSRFAEWLEPVLGGHGAEHGSHELELLLMAVSVAVAAGGFFLAYLIYYRGVLSADRFASFAGGFFYRLFERKYYVDEIYQAIFVNGSLLLARLLALFDQYVIDGIVDGSAALTRWLSWLNGLFDLYVIDGIVNGVADTSYWAGNRLRRVQTGNINGYLYGILVAVVLAIVVKLRYWS, encoded by the coding sequence ATGGATCAACCACTGCAGACCGATTACTTGCGCTGGATCGTGCTGCTTCCCCTCGCCGGGGCGATCGTCAACGGCCTTTTGGGGGCTGCGATCCAGAAGCGGGCTGGCAAGGGGGCGATCGCCGTCCTCGCCTGCGCGCCCGTGGTCGCGGCCTTCGCGCTTTCGGTTTACGCTTTCCTCGAGCTGGCGGGTCTCAGCCCTGAGCATCGCTTCCTGATCGACCGGCTCTACCGCTGGATCGATCTCGGTTCGCTCAAGGTCGATCTCGCCTTCGCAGTCGACCCGCTTTCGGCGGTGATGATCCTGATCGTCACCGGGATCGGCGGCCTGATCCACATCTACGCCGTCGGCTACATGCACGACGACAAGGCCTTCTGGCGGTTCTTCGCCTATCTCAACCTTTTCACGGCCGCCATGCTGACGCTGGTCACCGGCGACAACATGCTGCTCATGTTCGTCGGCTGGGAGGGCGTCGGCCTCTGCTCGTATGCGCTGATCGGATTCTGGTACCAGGATCAGAACAACGCCCGCGCTGGCAACAAGGCTTTCATCGTCAACCGCGTCGGCGATTTCGGCTTTGTTCTCGGGATCTTTCTTCTCTTCTGGTCGTTCGACGCCCAGGGGCACGGGACGCTGACTTTCCGCGAGATGGCCAGATGGGCCCAAGGGCTTCAGGGGCAGCAGATCTGGGGAGTGAGCGCGGCGACACTCGCAACGCTGTTGCTGTTCGTCGGCGCCACCGGCAAATCCGCTCAGATCCCGCTCTACGTCTGGCTGCCGGACGCGATGGCCGGCCCGACGCCCGTGAGCGCCCTCATCCATGCCGCGACCATGGTCACGGCGGGCGTCTACATGGCCGCCCGGCTGAACTTCCTGTTTTCGATGGCACCGTTGACGCTGAACGTCATCGCCGGGGTCGGAGCGGCGACGGCGCTTCTGGCGGCGACGATCGCGCTCACGCAGTACGACATCAAGAAGGTGCTCGCGTACTCGACCGTGAGCCAGCTCGGCTACATGTTCATGGGAATCGGAGTCGGTGGCTACGCGGCGGCCATCTTCCACCTGATGACGCACGCCTTCTTCAAGGCCTGCCTGTTTCTGGGGGCGGGCAGCGTCATCCATGCCATGCACCACGAGCAGGACATGCGCAAGATGGGCGGGCTCAAGGGGCCGATGCCGTTGACTTTCGCCACCTTCTTCGTTTCGGTGCTGGCGATCGCGGGGATGCCGGGAACCGCCGGGTTCTTCTCCAAGGACGAAATCCTCTGGCTGGCTTTTTCCAACCACCATCCGGTGATCTGGGCGCTCGGGGTAGCGGGCGCGGGCATGACCTCCTTTTACATGTTCCGGCAGCTCTTCATGGTCTTTTTCGGCGAATGCCGCGCCGATCACCACACCCGCGAGCGCCTGCACGAGTCGCCGACGATCATGACGGCGCCGCTGGTAGTCCTGGCCGCGGGAGCGCTGCTGGCGGGGTGGATCGGCCTGCCTGCCGTGCTGGGCGGGAGCCGCTTTGCCGAGTGGCTCGAGCCCGTGCTGGGCGGCCACGGGGCAGAGCACGGCTCCCACGAGCTGGAGCTGCTGCTGATGGCGGTATCGGTCGCGGTGGCGGCGGGGGGATTCTTCCTCGCCTACCTGATTTACTATCGAGGGGTGCTTTCGGCCGACCGCTTCGCGTCGTTCGCGGGCGGGTTTTTCTATCGGCTCTTCGAGCGCAAGTACTACGTCGATGAGATCTACCAGGCGATCTTCGTCAACGGCAGCCTCCTGCTTGCGCGCTTGCTGGCGCTCTTCGACCAGTACGTGATCGACGGCATCGTCGACGGCTCGGCGGCGCTCACGCGGTGGCTGTCGTGGCTGAACGGCCTGTTCGATCTCTACGTGATCGACGGCATCGTCAACGGGGTGGCCGATACCTCCTACTGGGCGGGCAACCGCCTGCGCAGGGTCCAGACCGGAAACATCAACGGCTATCTCTACGGTATTCTGGTCGCGGTGGTGCTAGCGATCGTCGTCAAGCTCCGCTACTGGAGCTGA
- the nuoK gene encoding NADH-quinone oxidoreductase subunit NuoK, with translation MAGFGPNELSSYLAIGAVLFVLGLFTVLTRRNAISVLMGVELILNSANVNYVAFSRFSSGGVDGQIYGIFVIMLAAAEAAVGLAIVLAIFQIFHTIDVEGAQTLKE, from the coding sequence ATCGCCGGATTCGGACCCAACGAGCTGTCGTCGTATCTCGCCATCGGGGCGGTCCTGTTCGTGCTCGGCCTGTTCACGGTGCTCACGCGCCGCAACGCGATCAGCGTTCTGATGGGCGTCGAGCTGATCCTGAACAGCGCCAACGTCAACTACGTGGCGTTCTCGCGGTTCAGCAGCGGCGGCGTCGACGGCCAGATCTACGGCATCTTCGTCATCATGCTCGCCGCCGCCGAGGCGGCCGTGGGACTGGCGATCGTGCTGGCGATCTTCCAGATCTTCCACACCATTGACGTCGAGGGGGCGCAAACGCTGAAGGAGTAG
- a CDS encoding NADH-quinone oxidoreductase subunit J, whose amino-acid sequence MDISAAVFYFIALVTIGSAVMVAFSRNIIYSAFSLLGTFMGVAGLYVFLGADFVAAVQLLIYVGGILILILFAVMLTHRITDVQITNRAAGRVPALILVAILLGLLVGTAGQTPWAKAKETAYAATTGKIGDLFLETYLLPFELASLVLLAALIGAVVIARKEIKEKP is encoded by the coding sequence ATGGATATTTCCGCAGCGGTCTTCTATTTCATCGCGCTGGTTACGATCGGGTCAGCCGTGATGGTGGCCTTCTCCCGGAACATCATCTACTCGGCTTTCTCTCTGCTCGGCACTTTCATGGGCGTGGCGGGGCTTTATGTTTTCCTCGGCGCGGACTTCGTGGCCGCCGTTCAACTGCTGATCTACGTGGGGGGCATCTTGATCCTGATCCTGTTCGCCGTCATGCTCACCCACCGCATCACTGATGTGCAAATCACCAACCGCGCGGCCGGGCGGGTGCCGGCCCTGATTCTGGTGGCGATTCTGCTCGGATTGCTCGTCGGAACCGCGGGACAGACGCCGTGGGCGAAGGCCAAGGAGACGGCCTACGCGGCCACCACCGGAAAGATCGGCGATCTTTTTCTCGAGACTTACCTGTTGCCATTCGAGCTGGCATCGCTGGTCCTGCTCGCGGCGCTCATCGGGGCCGTGGTGATCGCGCGCAAGGAGATCAAGGAAAAACCGTGA
- a CDS encoding NADH-quinone oxidoreductase subunit I: MNLATYVRDITDTVRTVFEGMTITFSHLVRRPITVQYPDRIPVPVQETLPRRYRGILEVDLDICTGCLACERVCPITCITIGIDMNKETKQRQFTHFDIDICKCMYCGLCSEACPTGAIRHSQEFEGASYNPAGLVRHFAPKMQPLYKPKKGGETDPRLAAKVEIGQKYLDEFATPEGGAAAEEG, from the coding sequence ATGAACCTTGCCACCTACGTGAGGGATATCACGGACACGGTCCGGACGGTCTTCGAGGGAATGACGATCACTTTCTCCCATCTCGTGCGCCGGCCGATCACGGTCCAGTATCCCGACCGCATCCCGGTGCCGGTGCAGGAGACCCTGCCGCGGCGCTATCGCGGGATCCTCGAGGTCGATCTGGACATCTGCACCGGCTGCCTTGCGTGCGAGCGGGTCTGCCCGATCACCTGCATCACGATCGGGATCGACATGAACAAGGAGACCAAGCAGCGGCAGTTCACCCATTTCGACATCGATATTTGCAAATGCATGTACTGCGGCCTCTGTTCCGAGGCTTGTCCGACCGGGGCGATCCGCCATTCGCAGGAGTTCGAGGGCGCGAGCTACAACCCCGCCGGGCTGGTGCGTCACTTCGCGCCCAAGATGCAACCCCTGTACAAGCCCAAGAAGGGCGGGGAGACCGATCCCCGGCTGGCGGCCAAGGTCGAGATCGGTCAGAAATATCTCGACGAGTTCGCCACGCCGGAAGGAGGGGCGGCTGCAGAGGAGGGGTAG
- the nuoH gene encoding NADH-quinone oxidoreductase subunit NuoH, which translates to MQAYLDQLIQQGYFAGVPKELVYAGAMVLVALVVLSVFVAPLAGVTSWLERRVWARMQSRVGPNRVGPQGILQWLADGIKNLLKEDLIPAAADKKLFALAPYVVFMGFLCTFVVIPFGSRLIVADLNIGILYVLAVTSLVVVGILMAGWSSNNKWSLLGGMRSAAQIVSYEIPAGLAVLTVVFLAGTMSMQGIIRAQGWAPWDWFLFHNPFTFAAFFLYFTAALAEGNRTPFDIPEAESELVAGYVTEYSGMRFLFFFFAEWGNLYVIGAVATTLFMGGWQVPPITGDPVLLGVLQFLAFFVKAYLWVFVAMWVRATLPRVRVDQLMTLCWKYMVPLAFVCLLGTIGWMFLPRDVQEIASGAMFGLGVALVVIFFLRVMFQIRHAKPELYFKPYI; encoded by the coding sequence ATGCAAGCTTATCTCGACCAACTGATCCAACAAGGCTATTTCGCCGGCGTTCCCAAGGAGCTGGTTTACGCCGGCGCCATGGTGCTCGTCGCGCTGGTCGTGCTTTCGGTTTTCGTCGCGCCGCTGGCGGGCGTGACGAGCTGGCTCGAGCGGAGGGTGTGGGCGCGCATGCAGTCCCGCGTCGGTCCGAACCGCGTGGGGCCCCAGGGAATCCTGCAGTGGCTCGCCGACGGCATCAAGAACCTGCTCAAGGAGGACCTGATTCCGGCGGCCGCGGACAAGAAGCTTTTCGCCCTGGCGCCGTATGTGGTCTTCATGGGCTTTCTCTGCACCTTCGTCGTGATCCCGTTCGGCAGCCGCCTGATCGTCGCGGACCTCAACATCGGAATTCTCTACGTGCTGGCCGTGACCTCGCTGGTCGTCGTGGGCATTCTCATGGCAGGTTGGTCCTCCAACAACAAATGGTCGCTGCTCGGCGGGATGCGCTCGGCGGCGCAGATCGTGAGCTACGAGATTCCCGCCGGCCTGGCCGTGCTCACCGTGGTGTTCCTGGCCGGCACGATGAGCATGCAGGGGATCATCCGCGCGCAGGGGTGGGCTCCCTGGGACTGGTTCCTGTTCCACAACCCCTTCACCTTCGCTGCTTTCTTCCTCTATTTCACCGCGGCGCTCGCCGAGGGCAACCGTACGCCCTTCGACATTCCCGAAGCCGAGTCGGAGCTGGTCGCCGGTTACGTGACCGAATACAGCGGCATGCGTTTCCTGTTCTTCTTTTTCGCCGAGTGGGGCAACCTGTACGTGATCGGCGCGGTGGCGACGACGCTGTTCATGGGAGGCTGGCAGGTGCCGCCGATCACGGGCGACCCCGTGCTGTTGGGGGTGCTTCAGTTCCTGGCGTTCTTCGTCAAGGCCTACCTGTGGGTGTTCGTCGCGATGTGGGTGCGCGCCACGTTGCCGCGGGTGCGCGTCGATCAGCTGATGACGCTGTGCTGGAAGTACATGGTCCCGCTGGCGTTCGTCTGTCTGCTCGGGACGATCGGCTGGATGTTCCTGCCGCGCGACGTTCAGGAAATCGCCAGCGGCGCGATGTTCGGCCTCGGAGTCGCGCTCGTGGTGATTTTTTTCCTCCGCGTGATGTTCCAGATCCGCCACGCCAAGCCGGAGCTCTATTTCAAGCCCTACATTTAG
- a CDS encoding NADH-quinone oxidoreductase subunit D (Catalyzes the transfer of electrons from NADH to quinone), with product MNDVPSLQTEGVFTEEMTLSVGPQHPSTHGVLRFVVKTDGEVIGEAIPDVGYLHRSIEKIGEKVTWHGYVPYTDRADYLAAMFANQGFCMAAERLGGVEVARRGEFCRVIACELNRIASHLISVGTFGQDIGAMTPFVHALRERESINDLMEEICGARLTYNYIRIGGVGYDILPETCERIARFLDHFEPIVDEFNRLLSENKIFRERLAGVAVISREDALSYNLVGPNLRGSGVRWDIRRDIPYSIYPELEFEVPVGSGAVGKLGDSFDRYWVRIREMQESCKILRQCLKMLPKGPAIAKVPRKFKPPAGECYARVEAPRGDMGFYVVSDGSEYPYRVRIRTGSFTAMSIIDKLSRGIMVADLIALIGSLDVDAPEIDR from the coding sequence ATGAACGACGTTCCCTCCCTTCAGACGGAAGGCGTGTTCACGGAAGAGATGACGCTCAGCGTCGGGCCGCAGCACCCGAGCACGCACGGGGTGCTTCGTTTCGTGGTGAAGACCGACGGTGAAGTGATCGGGGAGGCGATCCCCGACGTGGGCTATCTGCACCGCTCGATCGAGAAGATCGGCGAAAAGGTGACCTGGCACGGCTACGTCCCCTACACCGACCGGGCGGACTACCTGGCGGCGATGTTCGCCAACCAGGGTTTTTGCATGGCAGCGGAGAGGCTCGGCGGGGTGGAGGTGGCGCGCCGCGGCGAGTTCTGCCGGGTGATCGCCTGCGAGCTCAACCGCATCGCGAGCCATCTGATCTCGGTGGGGACGTTCGGGCAGGACATCGGCGCGATGACTCCCTTCGTCCACGCCCTGCGCGAGCGCGAGTCCATCAACGACCTGATGGAAGAGATTTGCGGCGCGCGCCTGACGTACAACTACATCCGCATCGGCGGAGTCGGCTACGACATCCTGCCGGAGACCTGCGAGCGCATCGCCCGGTTTCTCGATCACTTCGAGCCGATCGTCGACGAGTTCAACCGGCTCCTGTCGGAAAACAAGATCTTCAGGGAGAGGCTCGCGGGCGTGGCGGTGATCAGCCGCGAAGACGCCCTGTCCTACAACCTGGTCGGTCCCAACCTCCGGGGGTCCGGAGTCCGGTGGGACATCCGCCGCGACATTCCCTATTCGATCTATCCGGAGCTCGAGTTCGAAGTTCCGGTAGGAAGCGGCGCGGTGGGCAAGCTGGGCGACAGCTTCGACCGTTACTGGGTCCGGATTCGGGAGATGCAGGAGAGCTGCAAGATCCTGCGGCAGTGCCTGAAGATGCTGCCGAAGGGGCCGGCGATCGCCAAGGTGCCGCGGAAGTTCAAACCGCCGGCCGGCGAGTGCTACGCGCGGGTCGAAGCTCCCCGGGGGGATATGGGGTTTTACGTAGTGAGCGACGGCAGCGAGTACCCGTATCGGGTGCGGATCCGCACGGGATCTTTTACGGCCATGAGCATCATCGACAAGCTCAGCCGGGGGATCATGGTCGCCGACCTGATCGCGTTGATCGGCAGCCTCGACGTCGACGCTCCGGAGATCGATCGCTGA
- a CDS encoding NADH-quinone oxidoreductase subunit C, with amino-acid sequence MEAPEIYARLESRFPGKVGEFKGEVHEPYCTVAAEAIVEVCRFLRDDPDLKFEVLSDLTALDWPKAEKIQVVYHLFSYEKRHQIVLKVDLPRDNPQIATVEEVWKVANWFEREVFDLFGVVFVGHSDLRRIMLPEDWVGHPLRKDYVEQEEYDGISTQRAPLVEKLLR; translated from the coding sequence ATGGAAGCTCCGGAAATCTACGCGCGCCTCGAAAGCCGATTCCCGGGAAAGGTCGGCGAGTTCAAGGGAGAGGTGCACGAACCCTATTGCACGGTAGCTGCCGAGGCGATCGTGGAGGTGTGCCGTTTTCTCCGCGACGACCCCGATCTGAAATTCGAGGTGCTGTCGGATCTTACCGCGCTCGACTGGCCTAAGGCCGAAAAGATCCAGGTGGTCTATCATCTTTTTTCGTACGAGAAGCGCCACCAGATCGTCTTGAAGGTCGATCTGCCCCGCGACAACCCGCAGATCGCCACGGTCGAGGAGGTCTGGAAGGTCGCCAACTGGTTCGAGCGCGAAGTCTTCGATCTGTTCGGCGTCGTTTTCGTGGGCCACAGCGACCTGCGCCGCATCATGTTGCCGGAGGACTGGGTGGGACACCCGTTGCGCAAGGACTACGTCGAGCAGGAAGAATACGACGGCATCAGCACACAGCGCGCACCGCTGGTCGAAAAGCTTTTGCGGTAG
- the nuoB gene encoding NADH-quinone oxidoreductase subunit NuoB — protein sequence MKPLLNTLPETVFTTKVDQILNWGRASSQWYMLFGLACCAIELMQTGGPRADLDRFGAVPRATPRQSDLMIVAGTLTYKMAKRTKLLYDQMPDPKYVISMGSCSNCGGLFQLAYSVCKGVDKIIPVDVYVPGCPPRPEALTEGLLRIQDKMMRERWLVRPSSAAQERLEA from the coding sequence ATGAAACCGCTGCTCAACACTCTTCCCGAGACGGTTTTCACGACGAAGGTCGATCAGATCCTCAACTGGGGTCGCGCCTCCTCGCAGTGGTACATGCTCTTCGGGCTGGCCTGCTGCGCGATCGAGCTGATGCAGACGGGCGGGCCGCGGGCCGACCTGGACCGCTTCGGCGCGGTGCCAAGGGCCACGCCGCGGCAGTCGGACCTGATGATCGTCGCGGGCACGCTCACTTACAAAATGGCCAAGCGGACCAAGCTCCTTTACGATCAGATGCCCGACCCCAAGTACGTGATTTCAATGGGGAGCTGCTCGAACTGCGGCGGCCTGTTCCAGCTCGCCTACTCGGTCTGTAAGGGGGTCGACAAGATCATTCCAGTCGATGTTTACGTCCCGGGCTGTCCGCCGCGGCCCGAAGCTCTGACCGAGGGGCTGCTGCGGATCCAGGACAAAATGATGCGCGAGCGCTGGCTGGTGCGCCCCTCATCGGCCGCCCAGGAGCGGCTCGAAGCCTAG
- a CDS encoding NADH-quinone oxidoreductase subunit A, with the protein MVAMLFDFANVLVFTILALAFVGVNLLIGRLLRPYNPQVRKLSTYECGEPSMGSAWVNFNIRFYLVALIFIIFEVEIAFIFPVATVFRGMLESGRGLFAFVEILVFVGILFLGLVYAWAKGDLEWVKKVKA; encoded by the coding sequence ATAGTTGCGATGTTATTTGATTTCGCCAACGTGTTGGTGTTTACCATCCTGGCGCTCGCGTTCGTCGGGGTGAACCTGCTGATTGGCCGATTGCTGAGGCCATACAATCCGCAGGTGAGGAAGCTCTCCACCTATGAGTGCGGCGAGCCGTCGATGGGGAGCGCCTGGGTCAACTTCAACATCCGCTTCTATCTGGTCGCCCTGATCTTTATCATCTTCGAGGTTGAAATCGCCTTCATCTTCCCGGTCGCCACGGTATTTCGGGGAATGCTGGAAAGCGGGCGCGGGTTGTTCGCCTTTGTCGAGATCCTGGTGTTCGTCGGGATCCTGTTTCTCGGCCTGGTTTATGCCTGGGCGAAGGGCGACCTCGAGTGGGTGAAAAAGGTCAAGGCGTAG
- a CDS encoding alpha/beta fold hydrolase, whose amino-acid sequence MRIETERKMRRWREQRWLLDQVIQTRGLDWDQGRTGKILRNCGPAVHSDLQEIARRIQKFTDIPREFSKAAARREALARETETAGHLVEAREHYYIASVFYTNAMWAIYEDHNPKRIAWQERKRACYDKFIQYAGRPIERVELPYQGNFVQALLHLPPGRSQGEKVPCVMYIPGMDGVKEDTPMNNDPLLERGIAVFAVDGPGQGETRERGIKCTASNYEDVGRLACDYLVRRPEIDAGRLGVLGSSMGSYWAPRVVAAEPRFKACAVSGVCMEPGQFAIFNMSSPTFKLNYMYMSGYDDEAAFDEFAKTLTLEGVAARITCPYMIVAGEDDEHCDMKFVYQFMEELKSPKVLVVYEGEKHSIRNPRARVLLINWLADRLAGKPFKSEKIYVETSGREIHSDW is encoded by the coding sequence ATGCGGATTGAAACCGAACGAAAGATGAGACGCTGGCGCGAGCAGCGCTGGCTCCTGGATCAGGTCATCCAGACGCGGGGGCTGGACTGGGATCAGGGGCGCACGGGAAAGATCCTCCGGAACTGCGGCCCCGCCGTGCACAGCGACCTTCAGGAAATCGCCCGCCGGATCCAGAAATTCACCGACATTCCGCGTGAGTTTTCCAAAGCCGCCGCTCGCCGCGAAGCGCTGGCCCGGGAGACCGAAACGGCGGGGCATCTGGTGGAGGCCCGCGAGCATTACTACATCGCGTCGGTCTTCTACACCAACGCCATGTGGGCGATCTACGAGGACCACAACCCCAAGCGCATCGCCTGGCAGGAACGAAAACGCGCCTGCTACGATAAGTTCATTCAGTACGCGGGCCGGCCGATCGAGCGGGTGGAGCTGCCGTACCAGGGGAACTTCGTCCAGGCGTTGCTGCATCTGCCTCCCGGCCGCAGCCAGGGAGAAAAAGTCCCTTGCGTCATGTACATCCCCGGGATGGACGGGGTCAAGGAAGACACCCCCATGAACAACGATCCGCTGCTGGAGCGGGGAATCGCGGTCTTCGCCGTCGACGGGCCCGGACAGGGCGAAACCCGCGAGCGTGGCATCAAATGCACCGCCTCGAACTACGAGGACGTCGGGCGGCTTGCGTGCGACTACCTCGTGCGCCGGCCGGAGATTGACGCCGGGCGCCTCGGCGTCCTGGGGTCGAGCATGGGCTCGTACTGGGCGCCGCGCGTGGTCGCCGCCGAGCCGAGATTCAAGGCGTGTGCGGTAAGCGGAGTGTGCATGGAGCCGGGGCAGTTCGCGATCTTCAACATGTCCTCGCCGACCTTCAAGCTCAATTACATGTACATGTCCGGCTACGACGACGAGGCGGCGTTCGACGAGTTCGCCAAAACCCTCACGCTCGAAGGCGTCGCCGCCAGGATCACCTGCCCCTACATGATCGTCGCCGGGGAAGACGACGAGCACTGCGATATGAAGTTCGTCTATCAGTTCATGGAAGAGCTCAAAAGCCCCAAGGTCCTGGTCGTTTACGAGGGCGAGAAGCACTCGATCCGAAACCCGCGCGCCCGAGTGCTGCTCATCAACTGGCTCGCCGACCGGCTGGCGGGGAAACCTTTCAAGTCGGAGAAGATTTACGTCGAGACCAGCGGCCGCGAGATCCATTCGGACTGGTAG
- the larC gene encoding nickel pincer cofactor biosynthesis protein LarC — translation MRIGYGELIGGLSGDMFAGALIDAGLSLRKLDRELRKIPGLRFELRASTRTVHGVRARRLSVTPSGKQPPRSWRQIRTLIGRSRLAPECKATALEIFSRLAAAEGKIHGVPPDQVHFHEIGAADSIVDIVAAAVGCRELGLGALHFSSVPLGSGLARSAHGPLPAPAPATLELLKGVPTYGVSVAAETVTPTGAAILRVLGQSFGRQPGMTIEKIGYGAGRQDFAERPNLFRLLVGEGEPPWTEEEMLVIETNIDDMNPEFYDYVFDRLFAAGARDVFLSPLQMKKNRPATLLRVLAEPSKREALARVLFRETSTIGLRCYLVGRLALRRSTAKVRTRYGPVRVKIVDQPDGEKRATPEYDDLKRIAAARHLPLKLLYDEAMRAIEKSGALAPAGDR, via the coding sequence ATGCGAATCGGCTACGGAGAGCTGATCGGCGGCCTGAGCGGCGACATGTTCGCCGGCGCGCTGATCGACGCGGGTTTGTCCCTGCGCAAGCTCGATCGGGAGCTCCGAAAAATCCCGGGGCTTCGCTTCGAGCTCAGGGCCTCAACCCGGACCGTTCACGGCGTTCGGGCACGCCGCCTGAGCGTCACGCCGTCCGGAAAGCAGCCGCCGCGTTCCTGGCGGCAGATCAGGACGCTCATCGGCCGCAGCCGCCTTGCTCCCGAGTGCAAGGCCACCGCGCTAGAGATCTTCTCGCGGCTGGCGGCCGCGGAAGGGAAGATCCACGGCGTCCCTCCGGACCAGGTCCACTTTCACGAGATCGGGGCTGCAGATTCCATCGTCGACATCGTCGCCGCCGCCGTCGGCTGTCGCGAGCTCGGCTTGGGCGCTCTCCACTTCTCCAGCGTGCCGCTCGGGAGCGGCCTCGCCCGCTCGGCCCACGGCCCTTTGCCCGCCCCCGCGCCCGCGACGCTCGAGCTCCTGAAAGGAGTGCCGACCTACGGCGTTTCGGTTGCCGCCGAGACCGTGACCCCGACCGGCGCCGCGATCCTCAGGGTGCTCGGCCAATCCTTCGGCCGGCAACCCGGGATGACGATCGAGAAAATCGGCTATGGCGCCGGGCGGCAGGACTTCGCCGAGCGCCCGAATCTCTTTCGCCTTCTCGTGGGAGAGGGCGAGCCTCCCTGGACCGAAGAGGAAATGCTCGTGATCGAGACGAACATCGACGACATGAACCCGGAGTTCTACGACTACGTCTTCGATCGCCTCTTCGCTGCGGGAGCGCGCGACGTCTTTCTCTCTCCGCTCCAGATGAAGAAGAACCGCCCCGCCACACTGTTGCGCGTGCTCGCCGAGCCGTCGAAGCGGGAGGCGCTCGCACGGGTCCTTTTCCGGGAAACCTCCACGATCGGCCTGCGTTGCTACCTCGTAGGGCGCCTGGCGCTGCGTCGCTCGACGGCGAAGGTCAGGACCCGCTACGGCCCGGTGCGCGTGAAGATCGTCGACCAGCCCGACGGGGAAAAACGTGCGACGCCGGAGTACGACGATCTCAAACGCATCGCCGCTGCGAGGCACTTGCCGCTCAAGCTGCTCTACGACGAGGCGATGCGCGCCATCGAGAAATCCGGTGCCCTCGCTCCGGCCGGAGATCGCTGA
- the bioD gene encoding dethiobiotin synthase, translated as MGRGIFITGTDTGVGKTFFACGLAASLRGRGYRVGVMKPAETGCARADGSLLPDDAARLKAASGCELPLEVVCPYALREPLAPSLAAERDGVRIEIDRIVRSYREIRAAHDVTLVEGAGGLMVPLLPAYTFADLAALLELPVIVVAANRLGAINHLLLTLEHASCKGLRVLGYVLNRSAADASLAAETNREALSTLTAVPCLGEIEPMETDVEHSLLAGRFEERLCFEALASVLD; from the coding sequence ATGGGTCGGGGAATTTTCATCACCGGAACGGATACAGGGGTGGGCAAGACGTTCTTTGCCTGCGGCCTTGCCGCATCGCTTCGCGGTCGCGGCTATCGTGTGGGCGTGATGAAGCCGGCCGAGACGGGCTGCGCCCGGGCCGATGGAAGCCTGCTGCCCGACGATGCCGCTCGCCTCAAAGCGGCATCGGGCTGCGAGCTCCCGCTCGAGGTCGTCTGCCCCTACGCGCTGCGCGAGCCGCTCGCGCCGAGCCTGGCCGCCGAGCGCGACGGGGTTCGGATCGAGATCGACCGCATCGTGCGCTCCTACCGCGAGATCCGCGCGGCGCACGACGTCACGCTGGTCGAGGGCGCGGGCGGCCTGATGGTTCCGCTCCTTCCGGCCTACACCTTTGCCGATCTCGCCGCCCTGCTGGAGCTCCCCGTGATCGTGGTCGCGGCCAATCGCCTGGGGGCGATCAATCATCTGCTGCTCACGCTCGAGCACGCGAGCTGCAAGGGGCTGCGCGTGCTCGGGTACGTGCTGAACCGAAGCGCGGCGGACGCGTCGCTGGCGGCGGAAACCAATCGCGAGGCGCTGTCGACCCTGACGGCGGTGCCTTGCCTGGGAGAGATCGAGCCCATGGAGACGGACGTGGAACATTCCCTGCTCGCCGGGCGCTTCGAGGAGCGACTGTGCTTCGAGGCGCTGGCGAGCGTGCTGGACTAA